The sequence CTTTGACTTCAAACAAACCATGCTGGGACAAGAAGGAAAAGGCTGGTTCGACCATGCTCTTCCAACTGCAGATGAACTCAAGGAAAGTATTTTCCAAGCCCATGAGCGCGCGGATAGCATTGGGGTGCTCTCGACCATCATTGAAAACCACGACGAACCTCGTGGCGTGTCCCATTATATTGCGGAAGGTCCGGTAAACGATACCAGTAAAAAGGCCTTGGGAACCATTCAAATCTTGCGTAAGGGAATTCCTTTTATCTATCAAGGCCAAGAAATTGGAATGGAAAACCAAGTCTTTGAATCGGTGGAGGATTTTGATGATATCGCGACCATCAATGGCTACCATGTCGCGAAAGAAGCTGGTTTGAGTGAGGAAGAAGCCTTGGCCGCGATTGCCAAATACAGCCGGGACAATGCGCGAACCCCCATGCAATGGTCAGCAGAGCCAGGTCTGGGCTTTAGCGATGGGTCAGCCTGGTTGATCAGCCCAAAACCAAATGTTTCCATCAATGTGGAAGATCAGGAAAAGGATCCAAATTCCATCTTGAATTATTACCGCCAGCTGACGGCCTTGTATCGCCATCCCCTCTATGGGAATACCATCCGGTTCGGGGATATGATCCCAGCTTATCGGGACCGAGAAAACATCATCGCCTTTGAACGCCGTGGGGACAAGCGTCTCTTGGTTGTCAGCAATTTCCAAAATAGCCAGGCCACCTTAGAGTTGCCAGCTCCGATTAAAACGGTCGTTTTAAATAATACTGCAGGATTATTCCAAGAAGGAGACCAAGTGCTAGAATTGGTCCCTTACCAAACGGTTGTGTTGGAATTGGTGGAATAAGGAGAAACTTTGCATCAGTGTTAGGATTTAATGTAGAATAGTATGTTCATTAAATATTCTGGAGAACATTATAAAAGTTTTCTATACTTTAGAATCAGTCAAGTATAAACTGAAACTTTCCGCTGTGAGAAAAGTGTTTGAAACATTATTGTTTCAAACACTCGGGAGTTTTGAGAGTAAAACAGTTTGGGAAACTGTTTTAGCCTGAGCCAAGAAATTAAAGAGCGAAGGGGTTCAAAACAAATTGAACACGGGCTGCGGATACAGTCAAAATAGGAAGTTCTCCTAAAATCTAAAGATTCTGCGTCAAACTTCCTATTTTGACTGTATCCGCAGACGCCCTTTGTATCTTGATTTAGTCATGGAACTTCGAAGAAGTTCGCTGACGTCCGTACTCACCTAAGGAAAGTTTTGAAAGATATTTTATCTCCAAAAAGAACCTTCGCGTCTGCGAAGGTTCTTTTCATGTCATCCAAGTCTAAACCTGGAACTTACTCAACTTCTTTCTTTTTCAAGAGGAGGAAGCCTCCGCTAACGGCTAACAAGAAGCCGGAAAGAATGAAGTGCGCAGTTGTGTCTTCTCCAGTTTGTGGCAATTGTGCCTTGGCTGGACTTTCTTGGAAGCTTTGTCCTACTTGGTAAGTCAAGGCTTGCACGCTTTCTTCATTTTTAGTTGTCATTTCTTTTTGTGGAAGGAGCACTTTAGGAGTATCCTTCTTGGCTAAGATTGGCTGTGGATTGCTTGTTTGGTTATGAATTGGAACCACCACTTGATCTGGTTCTTTAGCTGGAACGTAATCCATCAAACTTGCCAACTTGCTGCCAAAGATCGCATTGGTTACCCAGCGGAAGAAGTGGACAGGGTGTTGACGGTTGGTTGGATTTCCTGCATAGACAAAGAGTGGTTGTCCCATCAGTTCTCCAGAGATGGCCATGACTTTGTTAGCCAGAACATCGTTATGTGGCCACCAACCTGCAATATAATAATCGCTCGGAGCGATGCTCATCAAGGTCTTGAAATGCTCTGGAACCTTTTCAATCCAGTTTCCTGAGTTGGAGTAGAAGAGGGTATTCTTCTTGTATCCGCTGGTCAATGGATCCTGATCATCAATGATGGCTTTCATCAAGCCTTCGTAGTCACTACCGCCTTTTAGTTTTTCAGCGTCAAATCCTGTAAGAACTCCCAATTTTTCCAATTTTTGCATGGCTTCCCCACCAATGACAAGGGTTGGTTTTTTACCAAAAATGGAAGCGTCAAAGCGGTTGCTTTCCAAAATAACAACATCCGCTTCTTCTGGCGTATTGACGATTTGGAAGCCTAATTTTTCAAGGACCAAACTAGTATGAGCAGGCGCATCTACTCCAGCCCAATTATAGTGGTAGTTTGGAGAGTAGACCTTCATCGGTTTCAAGGTTGGGCCGCTTGGTATCTTGTAGAGGGCATCACCATAAATGGCATAGTTTGGTAGGAGCGAAGCAAAGGTATCGCGGTCAACGATGTAGCCATCATCTGTTAGGTAGACAGATTTTCCTTGTGCAATAGCCTGGTTGACAGCTTTAACGGCACTGGCTGAAGTATTTGCGATCACATAGTAAGGAGCTTTTGGATCGATCTCAGAGGTACGAGTGGCGCGGGTGGTGGTGACTTCTCCTAATTTTCCGTTGAAAAGACCATCCGCAAAGACAGGTTCGGACTTGAACCCTCTCATATCTGGGAAGTTGACCAGCAGCTCTGCATACATAGCAGCCCAGGCAGATTCGTTGGAGCCCTTGTAGAGAATATGGTTGGCATAGCCACGTTTGGCTTGGGCCATGTCAATGACTAAGTCCCCTTTTTTATAGTTACCAATATCTTCTTTGAGTTCCTTAACGAGGACACCATTGCGTTTGAAGTAGTCGATCATATTGAAGGCTTCTTGGGCATCGTTGTCTTTGTCGAGGCTCATTGGGATGACGTAGTAGTCTGGGAAGAATTTCGGACGACCGTTTTTCACACGTCCAACGATTTCTCCATTTGGGCCGACCAGTTCATTTTCGGCTTTTGGATCTTCGGTTTTATTGAGACCGCGCAGGTAGAAGTTGAGACGCATCTCAAGGAGACGGTCTGTATCTTGGTTGAGGAAGTCAATTCCGCCTAGGACAGCATTGCGACCCGCGTTATAGGACTCTTGGTTAGATTCCGGAATTTCGATAGTATGGCCTAAGATACCATGGTAGACAGCATAAACCCCTGTATAGCCAGAGAAGGAGTCATCCCAGCCATCGCCCCAATCCAGTTTTGGAATGATGTAACTATTGTATTTAGAATTGGCAACTCCTGCCCGTCCCATATGATGGGCATTTTCTAGCATCAGGTCTGACAGAAGATCGTATTCGAAGTTCGGATCATGTGGTGGCGTTGCAGGTTCGATTAAGAATTCTTTGACAAAACCGTGTAAGTCGTAGAGAGCGATCGGATTCCATTTGTTGATCATTTGGATAACCGTGCGAACTTCAGGGTTGGTTTGGTAGCTGGCATCCCGGTTTGGATCGAGCCCGTTTGCTAGGGCCCGCAGGTTGAGAGCATCCCCATCTGGGTTTTCCGTGAAGTCAAATAAGAAGATGAATTTATTGAGCAAGGTTGGAATATCTAGAGTGACAGTTTTAGCATTTCCAGCTTCATCTGTAGTGTTAAAGGTCACCTTTTCCTTGGTCGCAAAAGTATTGAAGAGGCCTGTGATGATATCAATGCCTGGCTGTTCATCCGCGTGGGTGTTGTGGACTAAGACAGGTAATTTGTAATCCAAGGTCTTGTCTTTTAGTGCGGCTAGCATTTCGCTTGGCTTAGTCAAAGCTGTAGGGTTGGTACTAGAAAGGTAGTGATCGATGCTGGCTTGGTCCTTGCTCACGATCCCCATCTTCATATCCCGGCCTTGGGCACTCTTGCCAAGAGTTTCCAGCTGCACCAAACGATCAGGTTTCGCTTCTTCCTTGGATTTTTCGATAGCAGCTAGCATTTCTTCATGTGTATGGTAGTCTTGGTATGGTCGAAAAACAAGGGTCTTATTGATGGTGATTCCTAAGTCTGCATTGGTTCCGACCAGCTCATGATTGCCGATGTAGTTGCGGTAAGTCCGGCGAATATTATTTGGGCTACGAAGACTGAGATCTTCACCAAAGAGATCCTGCACGTCAATGTGGAGATCCAGATCATTTCCGTTTGCGGTCTCTGTGATGGTAAGGAATGGATCCTTGCTCAGTGTTCCTGTCTCCATATCCCAGGTTTTCCACTCAGAGAGAGGCTTATTGTCTAAAGTCCAGCTGATCTTGCCAGCAGCTTGAGCTTTTTCTTGGACTTTGTCATCAATCGTACTCTTTTCAGAGAGATAAATGGTGCTATCTGCCAATCGTGTCGCTTGGTCAGCGGTCGTTGTAGCACGGTTAGTGACTGGACTAGCGGCTGGAGTAACTTCTGTAGTAGAAGTCGCATCAGAAGTCGCTGCTCTTTCTGCAGGACTAGCAGGAGTTACTTCTGTGGCTGTAGCGGGACTAGTCGTCTCGGCTGTCACAGGTTGCTCAGTAGCAGGTGTCGCTTCAAGGACCGTGCTTGGTTCCGTTTGAGGCGCTTCTAAGCTATCGGCTGAAGCTTGGCCATGACCGATAACGGAAAGCAAGACAGCCGCTGAGAGGCTGAGTGTTGTAGTGTACAAATGTTTCTTATACGAAGACTTCATATAGAAGACCCTCCTTAAAAATGTTATTACAGTTCCAGTATATCATTAAAAGAAAACGTTTACAATATATGTGCAAAAAAGAGGGTGGATAAAAATCCAGCCTCTTGAAATGACATTTGAAAAACAGATGATAGGGTAGTTGCTTCCTCGAACAGTCTCCCCTATTTATTCGTTAACTTTATGAAATTGTTGGTAAAAATCAACCTTGATCTGGATGAAATTTTCTAAGTCTCTTAAAAGTTGGAGTAAGGTAGCGCGTGTTTCAAATTCCTCACGGGTCTTAGGAAGAGGGCGTTCGCGGAAGATCGCCAAATACTGAGTAATATCATCTAGAAGATCTTGGGCAGGATTTTCCTGACTTAACTGTTGAGCCGTCTTCTTAAAAAGTTCAGCAAGGATCATACTTTCACTCGCCGCCAACTGACAGCGGTTGACGTTTTCTGCCATATCTCGCAGGATATCGTTTTGTCGCTTGCGCATTTCGAAGTAGTGAATATGGTAGTTGGTTTGGTGAAAGAGGTGGTTGGAATGGTCTAGATAAACTAGATTTAAAGCGTCCTTTAGGATACCATCCAACTCCTTAATCAAGCGAGCATCATTGCGACCATCCCCTTTACCAAGAAATTCCACAAAACGACCAAGGATCTTTTTCAGTTGGTCTTCAACAACATCATGGTAATGATCGATCGCCGCCTGATTCGAAGGCATATAGAGATTGGCCAGCAAGGCAAAGCTGGTTCCAATTAAAAAGAGAGCAAGTTCATTGAGCAAGAGTCCCCAGGAAGTAGACTGCTCAATCAAGAGATGGGTGACCAGCACCGTACTAGGCGTGATGCCGATCTGCCAGCCCAATAGAAAGGCACAAGGAACATAGAGAGCGATAAAGACACCCAATGCCCAGAGGTTGAACCCTAAAAAGGAAAAGGCGAGACTTCCGATAGCAAGGGCCAGCAAGGTTGACATAAAGCGCTGGTAGGCCTGCTTGATGGTGCTGCGACGTGTATCCGAGATACTCAAGATGGCAATGACGCCAGCTGAGATGGCATAGGTCAAGCCCAGAGCATAAGCAAGGGCCGCTGCTAAACAGGTGGCCAAGGTGAGCTTGATGGTTCGTTGAAAAAGAGGCATGGCTTCCTTTCTAGTTCGGTTCGTTCATTGAGATAGATTTGATTTCATTATATCATGAATTGGCCTCTTCCTCCTTTCTTGTGGTATACTAGTTCTATGGAAAATAACGATATCGTATACGGTGTTCACGCAGTCACCGAGGCTTTACAAGCCAATACAGGCAATAAATTATATATTCAAGAAGACCTACGAGGAAAAAATGTCGACAAAATCAAGGCCTTAGCAGCTGAGAAAAAAGTGTCAATTTCTTGGACTCCAAAGAAAACCCTGCAGGAAATGACAGAAGGAGCTGTTCACCAAGGCTTCGTTCTTCGTGTGGCAGCCTTTGCTTATACAGACTTGGCAGTGATTCTGAAACAGACAGTCCAAGAAGAGAACCCGCTTTTGTTGATTCTCGATGGCTTAACAGATCCGCACAATCTTGGATCCATCTTGCGTACAGCTGATGCGACCAATGTCTCAGGCGTCATCATTCCTAAGCATCGGGCAGTAGGGGTAACCCCAGTAGTTTCAAAAACTTCTACCGGAGCAGTGGAACACATTCCCATTGCACGTGTGACAAATCTTAGCCAAACCTTAGACAAGCTCAAGGAAGAAGGCTTCTGGATCTTTGGGACCGACATGAACGGCACGCCATCTCACCAGTGGAATACGGCTGGTAAGTTAGCCTTGATCATCGGCAATGAAGGAAAAGGGATCTCAGCCAATATTAAAAAGCAAGTCGATGAGATGATCACCATTCCCATGAATGGTCATGTGCAAAGCCTCAATGCCAGTGTGGCAGCAGCCATCCTTATGTATGAGGTCTTTCGTAATCGACTATAATCCTAGAAAGGCAATGATATGAAACGAAAAATCTTATTGGTTGACGGCTATAATATGATTGCCTTTTGGCAGGAGACCCGCCAGCTCTTTCAAAAAAGTGAGCTCGATGCAGCCCGCAATATCCTTCTGCAAAAACTGAGCCACTATGCTAGCTTTGAAGGGATCGAAGTCATCTGTGTCTTTGATGCCCAGTATATGCCAGGAGTGCGGCAGACCTATGAGGAGTTCAATGTTCAGGTGGTCTTTACCGGTGAGGATGAAACGGCAGATGACTATATCGAGCGCTTGGCGGCAGAGCTCAACACGCCCCTCCACCAAGTATCGGTCGCAACCAGTGACTTAAATGAGCAATGGACTGTCTTTGCTCAAGGGGCCCTTCGGGTATCCGCTAGAGAGTTAGAAAAACGGGTCGCAGTCGTCAAAGGAAACCTCAATCAGGCGCAGCGAGGGGTCAACGATCAAAAACCACCCATGCGACCACTCGATCACGAAGTATTACGACAATTACAAGAAATGATGGGAGACAAGTAATGACATTTGCTATTTTGACAGATTCGACCGCAGATTTAGATCAGAACTGGGCCAAGGAACACCAGGTGACCATTCTTGGGTTGACCATTGAGTTAGATGGGACGGTTTACCAGACAGTTGGCGAAGGTCAATTGACCAGCCCTGAGCTTTTAGAAGCCATGAAAAATGGAGCTAAACCGACAACCAGTCAGGTCAATGTGGGCCAATTTCAGGAAACCTTTGAACAATTTGCCAAAGAAGGGAAAGACCTGCTTTATGTAGCCTTTTCATCGGTCTTATCTGG comes from Streptococcus parasanguinis ATCC 15912 and encodes:
- a CDS encoding NYN domain-containing protein; protein product: MKRKILLVDGYNMIAFWQETRQLFQKSELDAARNILLQKLSHYASFEGIEVICVFDAQYMPGVRQTYEEFNVQVVFTGEDETADDYIERLAAELNTPLHQVSVATSDLNEQWTVFAQGALRVSARELEKRVAVVKGNLNQAQRGVNDQKPPMRPLDHEVLRQLQEMMGDK
- a CDS encoding alpha-glucosidase, which translates into the protein MEKDWWKGKVAYQIYPKSFKDSNGDGVGDLKGITEKLDYLQDLGIDILWLSPIYKSPFIDQGYDISDYYAIDPIFGTMEDMEELIAEGKKRGISIIMDLVVNHCSSHHEWFQKALADPDGPYADYFYFIESDKEPNNWESYFGGSVWEPVPGTNKYYLHSFHKDQPDLNWQNPVLREEIYTMINWWLDKGIAGFRIDAIINIKKDLEWRSLPSDRDNGLVPVPESLVNAQPIEPFLQELKERTFAKYNAFTVGEVFNETDEELHFFIGKDGVFSSIFDFKQTMLGQEGKGWFDHALPTADELKESIFQAHERADSIGVLSTIIENHDEPRGVSHYIAEGPVNDTSKKALGTIQILRKGIPFIYQGQEIGMENQVFESVEDFDDIATINGYHVAKEAGLSEEEALAAIAKYSRDNARTPMQWSAEPGLGFSDGSAWLISPKPNVSINVEDQEKDPNSILNYYRQLTALYRHPLYGNTIRFGDMIPAYRDRENIIAFERRGDKRLLVVSNFQNSQATLELPAPIKTVVLNNTAGLFQEGDQVLELVPYQTVVLELVE
- a CDS encoding aromatic acid exporter family protein; translated protein: MPLFQRTIKLTLATCLAAALAYALGLTYAISAGVIAILSISDTRRSTIKQAYQRFMSTLLALAIGSLAFSFLGFNLWALGVFIALYVPCAFLLGWQIGITPSTVLVTHLLIEQSTSWGLLLNELALFLIGTSFALLANLYMPSNQAAIDHYHDVVEDQLKKILGRFVEFLGKGDGRNDARLIKELDGILKDALNLVYLDHSNHLFHQTNYHIHYFEMRKRQNDILRDMAENVNRCQLAASESMILAELFKKTAQQLSQENPAQDLLDDITQYLAIFRERPLPKTREEFETRATLLQLLRDLENFIQIKVDFYQQFHKVNE
- the rlmB gene encoding 23S rRNA (guanosine(2251)-2'-O)-methyltransferase RlmB; its protein translation is MENNDIVYGVHAVTEALQANTGNKLYIQEDLRGKNVDKIKALAAEKKVSISWTPKKTLQEMTEGAVHQGFVLRVAAFAYTDLAVILKQTVQEENPLLLILDGLTDPHNLGSILRTADATNVSGVIIPKHRAVGVTPVVSKTSTGAVEHIPIARVTNLSQTLDKLKEEGFWIFGTDMNGTPSHQWNTAGKLALIIGNEGKGISANIKKQVDEMITIPMNGHVQSLNASVAAAILMYEVFRNRL
- a CDS encoding LPXTG-anchored zinc carboxypeptidase produces the protein MKSSYKKHLYTTTLSLSAAVLLSVIGHGQASADSLEAPQTEPSTVLEATPATEQPVTAETTSPATATEVTPASPAERAATSDATSTTEVTPAASPVTNRATTTADQATRLADSTIYLSEKSTIDDKVQEKAQAAGKISWTLDNKPLSEWKTWDMETGTLSKDPFLTITETANGNDLDLHIDVQDLFGEDLSLRSPNNIRRTYRNYIGNHELVGTNADLGITINKTLVFRPYQDYHTHEEMLAAIEKSKEEAKPDRLVQLETLGKSAQGRDMKMGIVSKDQASIDHYLSSTNPTALTKPSEMLAALKDKTLDYKLPVLVHNTHADEQPGIDIITGLFNTFATKEKVTFNTTDEAGNAKTVTLDIPTLLNKFIFLFDFTENPDGDALNLRALANGLDPNRDASYQTNPEVRTVIQMINKWNPIALYDLHGFVKEFLIEPATPPHDPNFEYDLLSDLMLENAHHMGRAGVANSKYNSYIIPKLDWGDGWDDSFSGYTGVYAVYHGILGHTIEIPESNQESYNAGRNAVLGGIDFLNQDTDRLLEMRLNFYLRGLNKTEDPKAENELVGPNGEIVGRVKNGRPKFFPDYYVIPMSLDKDNDAQEAFNMIDYFKRNGVLVKELKEDIGNYKKGDLVIDMAQAKRGYANHILYKGSNESAWAAMYAELLVNFPDMRGFKSEPVFADGLFNGKLGEVTTTRATRTSEIDPKAPYYVIANTSASAVKAVNQAIAQGKSVYLTDDGYIVDRDTFASLLPNYAIYGDALYKIPSGPTLKPMKVYSPNYHYNWAGVDAPAHTSLVLEKLGFQIVNTPEEADVVILESNRFDASIFGKKPTLVIGGEAMQKLEKLGVLTGFDAEKLKGGSDYEGLMKAIIDDQDPLTSGYKKNTLFYSNSGNWIEKVPEHFKTLMSIAPSDYYIAGWWPHNDVLANKVMAISGELMGQPLFVYAGNPTNRQHPVHFFRWVTNAIFGSKLASLMDYVPAKEPDQVVVPIHNQTSNPQPILAKKDTPKVLLPQKEMTTKNEESVQALTYQVGQSFQESPAKAQLPQTGEDTTAHFILSGFLLAVSGGFLLLKKKEVE